The following are encoded together in the Mumia sp. Pv4-285 genome:
- a CDS encoding pirin family protein encodes MRVFRRRRDSEPRRALQVVRSDERFETCRDGITTRHSFSYGDHYDPDNVAFGPLRAVNEERLDPGAGYESHRHSDVEIVTWVLDGALAHEDSTGTRGVVRPGEVQHVSARSGVEHTERNASPTEPLRFLQMMLAPADAELADPDPGPPAYRQWDLQGARGYLLEVLRLRDAVTLLAALLDGGDVVDLPSDGAVHLQVTRGRVEVEGETLDAGDVVRVTGEGRVRVSAETSSEILAWHFHAERAPGDDQGAT; translated from the coding sequence GTGAGGGTCTTCCGTCGTCGGCGTGACTCCGAGCCGCGCCGCGCGCTGCAGGTCGTTCGTTCCGACGAGCGCTTCGAGACGTGCCGCGACGGGATCACGACGCGGCACAGCTTCTCGTACGGAGACCACTACGACCCCGACAACGTGGCGTTCGGTCCGCTCCGCGCGGTCAACGAGGAGCGGCTCGATCCGGGGGCGGGCTACGAGAGCCACCGGCACAGCGACGTCGAGATCGTCACCTGGGTGCTCGACGGTGCTCTCGCGCACGAGGACTCGACCGGCACCCGCGGCGTGGTCCGCCCGGGGGAGGTGCAGCACGTCAGTGCGCGATCCGGTGTCGAGCACACGGAGCGCAACGCGTCACCGACCGAGCCGCTCCGATTCCTCCAGATGATGCTGGCGCCGGCCGACGCCGAGCTCGCCGATCCCGATCCGGGACCACCGGCGTACCGGCAGTGGGATCTCCAGGGTGCGCGCGGCTACCTGCTCGAGGTGCTGCGGCTCCGCGACGCTGTGACGCTGCTCGCGGCGCTGCTCGACGGCGGGGACGTCGTGGACCTGCCGTCCGACGGAGCGGTGCACCTGCAGGTCACGCGCGGCCGCGTCGAGGTCGAGGGCGAGACGCTCGACGCCGGCGACGTCGTGCGCGTGACGGGCGAGGGGCGCGTGCGTGTGAGCGCAGAGACGTCGTCCGAGATACTGGCCTGGCACTTTCACGCCGAGCGAGCGCCCGGCGACGACCAAGGAGCAACGTGA
- the aroQ gene encoding type II 3-dehydroquinate dehydratase — MATVLVLNGPNLNRLGLREPTVYGDRTYDDLVALCHAAGAEVDLTVEVRQTNSEAEMIGWLHDAADAGSPVVINAGAWTHTSIAIRDAAAMLTAPLVEVHITNVHTREEFRHHSYLSSVATGVIVGLGFEGYAAALRFLA, encoded by the coding sequence ATGGCCACCGTCCTCGTCCTCAACGGCCCGAACCTCAACCGCCTCGGGCTGCGCGAACCGACGGTCTACGGTGACCGGACCTACGACGACCTGGTCGCGCTGTGCCACGCCGCTGGGGCAGAGGTCGACCTCACCGTCGAGGTGCGCCAGACGAACAGCGAGGCCGAGATGATCGGCTGGCTCCACGACGCGGCCGACGCCGGCAGCCCGGTCGTCATCAACGCGGGCGCCTGGACGCACACGTCGATCGCCATCCGCGACGCAGCCGCGATGCTGACCGCGCCGCTGGTCGAGGTGCACATCACCAACGTGCACACGCGCGAGGAGTTCCGCCACCACTCGTACCTGTCCTCGGTCGCCACGGGCGTGATCGTGGGGCTCGGCTTCGAGGGTTACGCAGCCGCGCTGCGGTTCCTCGCGTAG
- a CDS encoding FAD-binding protein yields MNDLVGHQAHDDAVRRLRASYDAIPDGAPVRLAKRTTNLFRPRDATDAPGLDVSGLTGVISVDIDPASGEATADVQGMCTYEDLVAVTLARGYIPYVVPQLRTITLGGAVTGLGIEATSFRNGLPHESVVEMDVFTGAGEVVTCSREVESDLFLAFPNSYGTLGYSTRIRILLEKAPGWVRLRHLRFDDTVAAATAIARIVADRSDHGTRVDAIDGTAFSPGEIYLTLAEFTDADPSTTGQDVSDYTGQQVYYRSVRERSTDALTMADYLWRWDTDWFWCSGAFGAQNPLIRRVWPRKYRRSDVYQRIVGLDTKYALAHKLDRIKRNGVAKRERVIQDIEVPVDRLAEFLTWFDDEVGMRPVWLCPLRLREPDGPGSTTRWPLYPLEPSTTYVNVGFWGTVAVPADAPAGMVNRRVEDQVHALGGHKSLYSEAFYDADTFAELYNLPHLAEVKSTYDPKDRLTGLYEKAVKRR; encoded by the coding sequence GTGAACGACCTCGTCGGACATCAGGCCCACGACGACGCCGTGCGCAGGCTGCGTGCCTCGTACGACGCCATCCCCGACGGTGCGCCCGTGAGGTTGGCGAAGCGCACCACCAACCTCTTCCGGCCGCGCGACGCGACCGACGCACCCGGTCTCGACGTCAGCGGGCTCACGGGCGTCATCAGCGTGGACATCGATCCAGCGTCGGGCGAGGCGACCGCGGACGTGCAAGGCATGTGCACCTACGAGGACCTCGTCGCCGTGACGCTGGCCCGCGGCTACATCCCGTACGTCGTGCCCCAGCTCCGCACGATCACCCTCGGCGGTGCGGTCACCGGGCTCGGCATCGAGGCGACGTCGTTCCGCAACGGTCTCCCGCACGAGTCCGTCGTCGAGATGGACGTCTTCACCGGAGCGGGCGAGGTCGTCACCTGCAGCCGCGAGGTCGAGAGCGATCTGTTCCTCGCCTTCCCCAACTCGTACGGCACGCTCGGATACTCGACGCGCATCCGCATCCTCCTGGAGAAGGCGCCGGGCTGGGTGCGGCTGCGCCACCTGCGCTTCGACGACACGGTCGCAGCCGCGACCGCGATCGCCCGGATCGTCGCCGACCGCAGCGACCACGGCACGCGCGTCGACGCGATCGACGGCACGGCGTTCAGCCCCGGCGAGATCTACCTGACGCTCGCCGAGTTCACCGACGCCGACCCGAGCACCACCGGTCAGGACGTCAGCGACTACACCGGTCAGCAGGTCTACTACCGGTCCGTGCGCGAGCGGAGCACCGACGCGCTCACGATGGCCGACTACCTCTGGCGCTGGGACACCGACTGGTTCTGGTGCAGCGGTGCGTTCGGTGCGCAAAATCCGTTGATCCGACGGGTGTGGCCGCGGAAGTATCGTCGGAGTGACGTCTACCAGCGCATCGTCGGACTCGACACGAAGTACGCGCTCGCTCACAAGCTCGACCGCATCAAGCGCAACGGCGTCGCCAAGCGCGAGCGCGTCATCCAGGACATCGAGGTCCCGGTCGACCGCCTCGCCGAGTTCCTCACGTGGTTCGACGACGAGGTCGGCATGCGCCCCGTGTGGCTGTGCCCGCTGCGGTTGCGTGAGCCCGACGGTCCCGGCAGCACGACCCGCTGGCCGCTCTACCCGCTCGAGCCGTCGACGACGTACGTCAACGTCGGCTTCTGGGGCACGGTCGCGGTGCCGGCCGACGCGCCCGCCGGCATGGTCAACCGACGCGTCGAGGACCAGGTGCACGCCCTCGGCGGACACAAGTCGCTCTACTCGGAGGCGTTCTACGACGCCGACACGTTCGCAGAGCTCTACAACCTTCCCCACCTCGCCGAGGTGAAGTCCACGTACGACCCCAAGGACCGGTTGACCGGCCTGTACGAGAAAGCGGTGAAGCGGCGATGA
- a CDS encoding class I SAM-dependent methyltransferase, producing the protein MTTMTKTTITLGEAFERLVPGGVSFRFEGYDGSTSGPPDAPITVRLLNERGLSYIMSAPGDLGFARAYVTGDLEIDGAHPGDPYDALVHLMDKTRLRAPSAAETFRIVKALGLSHLVPPPPPPQEHLPRWRRALEGLRHSKSRDAVAIHHHYDVSNRFYELVLGPSMTYTCAVFPKAGSSLEEAQFEKYDLVCRKLDLQPGQRLLDIGCGWGGMVRHAAKHYGVKVIGATLSEQQALWAQEAIVREGLSDLAEVRFSDYRDITETGFDAISSIGLTEHIGVQNYPAYFGFIRDHLKVGGRLLNHCITRPDNRTRASAGHFIDRYVFPDGELTGSGKIITEVQDAGLEVQHEENLRMHYAMTLRDWNRNLRDNWDEAVAEVGLGTAKVWGLYMAGSRLGFERNSIQLHHVLATKTDPSGETTFPLRPTWGS; encoded by the coding sequence ATGACGACCATGACGAAGACGACGATCACCCTGGGCGAGGCCTTCGAGCGCCTCGTTCCCGGCGGTGTGTCGTTCCGGTTCGAGGGATACGACGGCAGCACCTCCGGCCCCCCGGACGCACCCATCACGGTCCGCCTCCTCAACGAGCGCGGACTCTCCTACATCATGAGCGCCCCAGGCGACCTCGGGTTCGCCCGCGCGTACGTCACCGGTGACCTCGAGATCGACGGTGCCCACCCGGGCGACCCGTACGACGCGCTGGTGCACCTCATGGACAAGACCCGGCTGCGTGCCCCGTCGGCGGCCGAGACGTTCCGCATCGTGAAGGCGCTCGGGCTCTCCCACCTCGTCCCGCCGCCGCCTCCGCCGCAGGAGCACCTGCCGCGCTGGCGCCGCGCGCTCGAGGGACTCCGGCACTCCAAGTCCCGTGACGCGGTCGCGATCCATCACCACTACGACGTGTCCAACCGGTTCTACGAGCTCGTTCTCGGCCCGTCGATGACCTACACCTGCGCGGTGTTCCCGAAGGCCGGCTCGTCCCTGGAGGAGGCGCAGTTCGAGAAGTACGACCTGGTCTGCCGCAAGCTCGACCTCCAGCCGGGACAGCGTCTCCTCGACATCGGGTGCGGGTGGGGCGGCATGGTCCGTCACGCCGCGAAGCACTACGGCGTCAAGGTCATCGGCGCCACGCTCTCGGAGCAGCAGGCGCTGTGGGCGCAGGAGGCGATCGTGCGCGAGGGCCTATCGGACCTCGCCGAGGTCCGGTTCTCCGACTACCGCGACATCACGGAGACCGGCTTCGACGCGATCAGTTCGATCGGTCTGACCGAGCACATCGGTGTCCAGAACTACCCCGCCTACTTCGGGTTCATCCGCGACCACCTCAAGGTCGGCGGCCGCCTGCTCAACCATTGCATCACCCGCCCCGACAACCGCACGCGCGCATCGGCCGGGCACTTCATCGACAGGTACGTGTTCCCGGACGGCGAGCTGACCGGGTCCGGCAAGATCATCACGGAGGTCCAGGACGCGGGGCTGGAGGTGCAGCACGAGGAGAACCTCCGCATGCACTACGCGATGACGCTGCGCGACTGGAACCGCAACCTGCGAGACAACTGGGACGAGGCCGTCGCCGAGGTCGGCCTCGGCACCGCGAAGGTGTGGGGTCTCTACATGGCCGGGTCGCGACTCGGTTTCGAGCGCAACTCGATCCAGCTGCACCACGTGCTCGCGACGAAGACGGACCCGTCGGGCGAGACGACCTTCCCGCTGCGGCCGACGTGGGGGAGCTGA
- a CDS encoding MMPL family transporter, with protein MRISRWSATHPWSALSLWLALVVGAMALMAVVPTQSMGDDDYGVGESGRAAELIRQADLDEAPSEVVLVTADGGTLDRTAAEGAYESIRTGAEGIAHVGDVGPPVWSEDGSAMLVPITLAKGVDLDATVELLQDSTATVAGANPELEIAQSGGTSIDNQVDERVGEDLASGESRSLPITFLIMIVAFGALIAAVIPVALAFSCVLTAMGLYAVVSVLIPDSGTVASVILMIGMAVGVDYSLFYLKREREERRKGATTLDAIEIAAATSGRAVIVAGLAVIVAMSGLLLTRDTVFAGLAVGAMLVVAVAMLGSVTVLPALLAKLGRWVDRPRVPGLWRLNARLGTGGISKRLIAPVLEHPKTSLALSLGVLVALSAPALGMTLHQGNLDTLPQDIAAVETYQQVQQHFPAERSTIEVVARTGAAADAGAATAALEEIGSQAQADGLAAAAEPVEVSSDGRTSLLRLTAVGAEGDMANEDAVTELRDTVVPDALAGADVSEWAIGGDVATTMDAQDAQRDALPLVVGFVLLLTLLMMWFVFRSGTVALLTTGLNLLSVGAAFGVMTLVFQNTWAEGILDFTSPGFLVDWVPLFCFVVLVGLSMDYHVFVMSRIREGMRRGLSTRLAVEYGVRETASVVTSAAAVMVSVFAVFATLSMLEMKQMGVGLSVAILVDATIVRLVLLPAALLVLDKRLGRLRAPDRREVGAAA; from the coding sequence GTGCGCATCTCCCGCTGGAGCGCCACCCATCCGTGGAGTGCACTCTCGCTCTGGCTCGCGCTGGTCGTCGGTGCCATGGCACTCATGGCCGTCGTCCCCACCCAGTCGATGGGTGACGACGACTACGGAGTCGGCGAGTCGGGCCGTGCGGCCGAGCTGATCCGTCAGGCCGACCTCGACGAGGCACCCAGCGAGGTCGTCCTCGTCACTGCCGACGGCGGAACTCTCGACCGCACGGCGGCCGAGGGGGCGTACGAGTCGATCCGCACCGGAGCCGAGGGCATCGCCCACGTCGGCGACGTCGGACCGCCGGTGTGGTCCGAGGACGGCTCGGCCATGCTCGTGCCGATCACGCTCGCGAAGGGCGTCGATCTCGACGCGACCGTCGAGCTCTTGCAGGACTCGACCGCGACGGTGGCGGGCGCCAACCCCGAGCTCGAGATCGCGCAGTCGGGCGGGACGTCGATCGACAACCAGGTCGACGAACGCGTCGGGGAGGATCTTGCCTCTGGCGAGTCCAGGAGCCTGCCGATCACGTTCCTCATCATGATCGTCGCGTTCGGGGCGCTGATCGCGGCAGTGATCCCCGTGGCGCTCGCCTTCTCGTGCGTGCTGACGGCGATGGGCCTGTACGCGGTGGTCTCCGTGCTGATCCCCGACTCCGGGACCGTGGCGAGCGTGATCCTCATGATCGGGATGGCTGTCGGCGTCGACTACTCGCTCTTCTACCTCAAGCGTGAACGCGAGGAGCGTCGCAAGGGTGCGACGACGCTCGATGCGATCGAGATCGCCGCGGCCACGTCAGGTCGCGCCGTCATCGTCGCCGGCCTGGCCGTCATCGTCGCGATGTCCGGCCTGCTGCTCACCCGTGACACGGTGTTCGCCGGTCTCGCGGTCGGAGCGATGCTCGTCGTCGCGGTCGCGATGCTGGGCTCGGTCACCGTCCTCCCGGCCCTGCTCGCCAAGCTGGGGCGGTGGGTCGACCGCCCGCGTGTCCCGGGGCTGTGGCGGCTCAATGCCCGGCTCGGCACGGGTGGCATCAGCAAGCGCCTGATCGCCCCGGTCCTGGAGCACCCGAAGACGTCGCTGGCCTTGTCGCTCGGGGTCCTGGTCGCCCTCTCCGCACCGGCGCTCGGCATGACGCTCCACCAGGGCAACCTCGACACCCTGCCGCAGGACATCGCGGCGGTGGAGACGTACCAGCAGGTGCAGCAGCACTTCCCGGCGGAGCGGTCGACCATCGAGGTCGTCGCACGCACCGGGGCCGCCGCAGACGCAGGCGCGGCGACGGCTGCGCTGGAGGAGATCGGATCGCAGGCGCAGGCGGACGGGCTCGCGGCGGCGGCAGAGCCGGTCGAGGTCTCGTCCGACGGGCGTACGTCGCTCCTGCGACTGACCGCGGTCGGCGCTGAGGGTGACATGGCGAACGAGGACGCGGTGACCGAGCTTCGGGACACCGTCGTCCCCGACGCGCTGGCGGGCGCCGACGTGTCCGAGTGGGCTATCGGCGGCGACGTCGCGACCACGATGGACGCCCAGGATGCGCAGCGCGACGCGTTGCCGCTCGTCGTCGGGTTCGTCCTGCTGCTGACGCTGCTGATGATGTGGTTCGTGTTCCGCAGCGGGACGGTCGCCCTGCTCACGACCGGGCTCAACCTGCTGTCGGTCGGTGCGGCGTTCGGCGTGATGACGCTGGTCTTCCAGAACACGTGGGCGGAGGGGATCCTCGACTTCACGTCGCCGGGCTTCCTCGTCGACTGGGTGCCGCTGTTCTGCTTCGTCGTCCTGGTCGGGCTCTCGATGGACTACCACGTGTTCGTCATGAGCCGGATCCGTGAGGGGATGCGGCGTGGGCTGTCGACACGGCTCGCCGTCGAGTACGGCGTGCGCGAGACCGCGAGCGTCGTCACGAGCGCCGCAGCGGTGATGGTGTCCGTGTTCGCCGTGTTCGCGACGCTGTCCATGCTCGAGATGAAGCAGATGGGTGTCGGTCTGTCGGTCGCGATCCTGGTCGACGCCACGATCGTACGGCTGGTGCTCCTGCCGGCGGCGCTGCTCGTGCTCGACAAGCGCCTCGGCAGGCTGCGCGCGCCGGACCGCCGGGAGGTGGGCGCCGCCGCCTGA
- a CDS encoding sensor histidine kinase has protein sequence MTTTALAGETMSTPIDDPYPLPPRRRPSPLALTGLALVYLILGIPTLVVLIVVTVAIPFVALGIGVPVLVMFVPFLRQLARIHRYFASQVLRTPVPSPYHPRTSQGVKIVVQDWARDPARWRDLGWAYVSTTLGWLLSLIPVTLLLGVVWFAIFPFIYWVTPAGVFDMDWWVVQVHDQQSSFSMWIAAGVCALVWWLLTPPVSRARARLDLGLLSPTRSELERRLIEVSASRSETIDHSAAELRRIERDLHDGAQARLVSLGMSLGLAEQLLTTDPAAAARLIEEARATTTSALGDLRSVVRGIHPPVLADRGLVGAAQALSLDIAVPTSFAAVVPGRAPEPVETAMYFAVAEALANVVKHAHASAASVDLSYDGMRLRAVVADNGDGGADPAAGTGLTGVSRRLAAFDGTMVVESPAGGPTVVTMELPCVLSSPKTSPSSETD, from the coding sequence ATGACGACGACCGCCCTCGCAGGAGAGACGATGAGCACCCCGATCGACGACCCGTACCCGCTGCCGCCCCGGCGCCGGCCCTCGCCGCTGGCGCTCACCGGGCTCGCGCTCGTCTATCTCATCCTCGGGATCCCGACGCTGGTGGTCCTGATCGTGGTCACCGTGGCGATCCCGTTCGTGGCCCTGGGCATCGGGGTTCCCGTGCTCGTGATGTTCGTGCCGTTCCTTCGACAGCTCGCGCGCATCCACCGCTACTTCGCCTCGCAGGTCCTGCGGACCCCGGTCCCCAGTCCGTACCACCCGCGCACGTCCCAGGGCGTGAAGATCGTCGTCCAAGACTGGGCACGGGACCCGGCACGATGGCGCGACCTCGGGTGGGCGTACGTGTCGACGACGCTCGGCTGGCTGCTGTCGCTGATCCCGGTGACGCTGCTGCTCGGCGTCGTCTGGTTCGCGATCTTCCCGTTCATCTACTGGGTGACGCCGGCGGGCGTCTTCGACATGGACTGGTGGGTCGTCCAGGTCCACGACCAGCAGTCGTCGTTCTCGATGTGGATCGCCGCCGGCGTGTGCGCTCTGGTGTGGTGGCTCCTCACGCCGCCGGTCAGCCGGGCCCGGGCACGGCTGGACCTCGGTCTCCTGTCACCGACGCGGTCCGAGCTCGAGAGGCGGCTCATCGAGGTCTCCGCATCGCGGTCCGAGACCATCGACCACTCGGCGGCCGAGCTGCGCCGCATCGAGCGCGACCTCCACGACGGTGCGCAGGCGCGGCTCGTGTCATTGGGGATGAGCCTCGGTCTCGCCGAGCAGCTCCTCACGACAGACCCCGCCGCTGCCGCACGCCTGATCGAGGAGGCACGCGCGACGACGACCTCGGCGCTGGGCGACCTGCGGTCGGTCGTCCGCGGGATCCACCCGCCGGTGCTGGCCGATCGCGGTCTCGTCGGGGCCGCCCAGGCGCTCTCGCTCGACATCGCGGTCCCGACCTCGTTCGCGGCCGTCGTGCCCGGTCGCGCTCCGGAACCAGTCGAGACAGCGATGTACTTCGCGGTCGCCGAGGCGCTCGCGAACGTCGTCAAGCACGCTCACGCGAGCGCCGCGTCCGTCGACCTCTCGTACGACGGGATGCGACTCCGCGCGGTGGTCGCCGACAACGGAGACGGGGGCGCCGATCCCGCCGCCGGGACCGGACTCACGGGGGTGAGTCGCCGGCTGGCCGCGTTCGACGGCACGATGGTGGTCGAGAGCCCCGCTGGGGGACCGACCGTCGTCACCATGGAGCTGCCGTGCGTGTTGTCATCGCCGAAGACCTCGCCCTCCTCAGAGACGGACTGA
- a CDS encoding response regulator — MRVVIAEDLALLRDGLTRLLEANGFTVVAAVDNAPSLAKALREIDVDVAVVDVRMPPTFTDEGLRTAIDARAARPGLPVLVLSQYVEQLYARELLSSGEGAVGYLLKDRVADVERFVDAVRHVADGGTVLDPEVVSVLLSKAAANRPVDRLTEREREVLGLMAEGRSNAAIAGRLFVTEKAIAKHTNSIFAKLDLPVSEDDNRRVLAVLAYLQG; from the coding sequence GTGCGTGTTGTCATCGCCGAAGACCTCGCCCTCCTCAGAGACGGACTGACCCGTCTCCTCGAGGCCAACGGGTTCACGGTCGTCGCGGCCGTCGACAACGCGCCGTCCCTGGCGAAGGCGCTCCGGGAGATCGACGTCGACGTCGCGGTGGTCGACGTCCGGATGCCGCCGACGTTCACCGACGAAGGGCTGCGTACGGCGATCGACGCCCGCGCCGCGCGGCCGGGCCTGCCGGTGCTGGTGCTGTCGCAGTACGTCGAGCAGCTGTACGCCCGCGAGCTGCTGTCGTCGGGCGAAGGGGCGGTCGGCTACCTGCTGAAGGACCGGGTCGCCGACGTCGAGCGGTTCGTCGACGCGGTGCGTCACGTCGCCGACGGCGGCACGGTGCTCGACCCGGAGGTGGTGTCGGTGCTGCTCTCGAAGGCGGCGGCGAACCGACCCGTGGACCGCCTGACCGAGCGGGAGCGCGAGGTGCTCGGCCTGATGGCGGAGGGCCGCTCCAACGCGGCGATCGCCGGGCGGCTCTTCGTCACCGAGAAGGCGATCGCGAAGCACACGAACTCGATCTTCGCCAAGCTCGACCTCCCGGTGTCCGAGGACGACAACCGCCGGGTCCTCGCCGTCCTCGCCTACCTCCAGGGGTGA
- a CDS encoding DUF2812 domain-containing protein yields the protein MSKDTRSYWFMPYRIRQPELLEVWLEDQAQLGWVAEHFSTVSAIRLTLHRREDAPTYRYAIDPRTFPNTQEDDLLSAAGWEDLGSLAGKDVWRAPYEGERPDFLFR from the coding sequence ATGAGCAAGGACACGCGTTCGTACTGGTTCATGCCGTACAGGATCCGGCAGCCCGAGCTTCTCGAGGTGTGGCTCGAGGACCAGGCCCAGCTGGGATGGGTCGCGGAGCACTTCAGCACCGTGAGCGCGATCCGGCTGACGCTCCACCGCCGGGAGGACGCGCCCACCTACCGGTACGCGATCGATCCCCGGACGTTCCCCAACACGCAGGAGGACGACCTCCTGTCCGCTGCCGGGTGGGAGGACCTCGGCTCGCTGGCCGGCAAGGACGTCTGGCGTGCCCCGTACGAGGGCGAGCGTCCGGACTTCCTGTTCCGCTGA
- a CDS encoding exodeoxyribonuclease III, producing the protein MRIATWNVNSIRSRIDRVAAWLERSDVDVLAIQETKCRDDQFPELSLLAAGYEVAHHGLSQWNGVAVISRVGLDNVQIGFADMPTWGDPAAAEARAISAVCGGVRIWSLYVPNGRTLDDPHYAYKLQWLDQLRADATGWLADDPAAQIALMGDWNIAPRDEDVWDMAKFEGRTHVSKLEREAFAAFEDSGYADVVRPHTPGPGTFTYWDYTQLRFPRREGMRIDFALCTPALAARVSGGSIDREERKGKGASDHAPVVVDLA; encoded by the coding sequence ATGCGGATCGCCACCTGGAACGTCAACTCCATCCGTTCACGCATCGACCGTGTGGCCGCATGGCTCGAGCGCAGCGACGTGGATGTCCTGGCGATCCAGGAGACCAAGTGCCGCGACGACCAGTTCCCTGAGCTCTCGCTGCTCGCCGCGGGCTACGAGGTGGCGCACCACGGACTGTCACAGTGGAACGGCGTCGCGGTCATCTCTCGTGTCGGCCTCGACAACGTCCAGATCGGGTTCGCCGACATGCCGACCTGGGGCGACCCCGCGGCCGCAGAGGCGCGTGCGATCTCGGCGGTCTGCGGCGGCGTACGCATCTGGTCGCTCTACGTCCCCAACGGACGCACGCTCGATGACCCCCACTACGCCTACAAGCTGCAGTGGCTCGATCAGCTGCGCGCCGACGCCACCGGCTGGCTGGCCGACGACCCCGCAGCGCAGATCGCATTGATGGGCGACTGGAACATCGCGCCCCGCGACGAGGACGTCTGGGACATGGCGAAGTTCGAGGGCAGGACCCACGTCTCCAAGCTGGAGCGCGAGGCGTTCGCGGCGTTCGAGGACTCCGGCTACGCCGACGTGGTCCGTCCGCACACGCCCGGGCCCGGCACGTTCACCTACTGGGACTACACGCAGCTGCGGTTCCCGCGCCGCGAGGGCATGAGGATCGACTTCGCACTCTGTACGCCGGCGCTGGCCGCGCGCGTCAGCGGCGGCTCGATCGACCGCGAAGAGCGCAAGGGCAAGGGCGCGTCCGACCACGCACCCGTCGTCGTCGACCTGGCCTGA